A stretch of Saccharothrix texasensis DNA encodes these proteins:
- a CDS encoding amino acid ABC transporter ATP-binding protein, giving the protein MSELAVEVTGLKKSFGTLDVLKGIDVRVERGDVVCIIGPSGSGKSTLLRCVNLLEEPTGGTIVVNGTELTDPDVDIDAARTKIGMVFQSFNLFSHLSVLNNLMVAQRKVLKRDAKQAQEVALRNLERVGLSDKVNAMPAQLSGGQQQRVAIARALSMDPDVMLFDEPTSALDPELVGDVLGVMRQLADEGMTMLVVTHEMQFAREVADRVLFMDGGYVVEEGPAEQVIGAPQHERTQSFLARVLDPTRQGPLGA; this is encoded by the coding sequence GTGAGCGAGCTCGCGGTCGAAGTCACCGGGCTGAAGAAGTCGTTCGGCACGCTCGACGTGCTCAAGGGCATCGACGTGCGGGTCGAGCGCGGTGACGTCGTGTGCATCATCGGGCCGTCCGGCTCGGGCAAGTCCACGCTGCTGCGCTGCGTGAACCTGCTGGAGGAGCCGACCGGCGGCACGATCGTGGTCAACGGCACCGAGCTGACCGACCCGGACGTGGACATCGACGCCGCCCGCACGAAGATCGGCATGGTGTTCCAGTCGTTCAACCTGTTCTCGCACTTGAGCGTGCTGAACAACCTCATGGTGGCGCAGCGCAAGGTGCTCAAGCGGGACGCGAAGCAGGCGCAGGAAGTCGCGTTGCGCAACCTGGAGCGGGTCGGGTTGTCCGACAAGGTCAACGCCATGCCGGCCCAGCTCTCCGGCGGCCAGCAGCAGCGCGTGGCGATCGCGCGGGCGCTGTCGATGGACCCGGACGTGATGCTGTTCGACGAGCCGACCTCGGCGCTGGACCCGGAGCTCGTCGGCGACGTGCTCGGGGTGATGCGGCAGCTGGCCGACGAGGGCATGACGATGCTCGTGGTGACGCACGAGATGCAGTTCGCCCGCGAGGTGGCCGACCGGGTGCTGTTCATGGACGGCGGGTACGTGGTCGAGGAAGGCCCGGCCGAGCAGGTCATCGGCGCCCCGCAGCACGAGCGCACGCAGTCGTTCCTGGCCCGCGTGCTCGACCCGACGCGCCAAGGACCCCTCGGCGCCTGA
- a CDS encoding GntR family transcriptional regulator, which yields MTTAQADGWLNALAKDRGDLDRSSTAERVADKLRASVLDGDIKPGQQLNEKALGEALRVSRNTLREAFRLLTHERLLVHEYSKGVFVRRPDVPDVVDLYAARRVIECGAVRRWPHVDEDARRAVRDAVALGLACRERDDWTGVGTANVKFHQALTALAGSARLDEEVKRLLAELRLAFHVMGDHEEFYRDYLTLNQSIVDRLDAGEVRQAEEALLTYFDRAEQHLITGLRAER from the coding sequence GCTCAGGCGGACGGCTGGCTGAACGCCCTCGCCAAGGACCGCGGCGACCTCGACCGCTCCAGCACCGCCGAGCGCGTGGCGGACAAGCTGCGCGCGAGCGTGCTCGACGGCGACATCAAGCCCGGGCAGCAGCTCAACGAGAAGGCCCTCGGCGAAGCCCTCCGGGTCTCGCGCAACACGCTGCGCGAGGCGTTCCGCCTGCTGACCCACGAACGCCTGCTCGTGCACGAGTACAGCAAGGGCGTGTTCGTCCGCCGCCCCGACGTGCCCGACGTCGTGGACCTCTACGCCGCGCGCCGGGTCATCGAGTGCGGCGCGGTCCGCCGCTGGCCGCACGTGGACGAGGACGCGAGGCGCGCCGTCCGCGACGCCGTCGCCCTCGGCCTGGCCTGCCGCGAGCGCGACGACTGGACCGGCGTGGGCACCGCGAACGTCAAGTTCCACCAGGCCCTCACCGCGCTGGCCGGCAGCGCCCGGCTGGACGAGGAGGTGAAGCGGCTGCTCGCCGAGCTGCGGCTGGCGTTCCACGTGATGGGCGACCACGAGGAGTTCTACCGGGACTACCTGACGTTGAACCAGTCGATCGTGGACCGGCTCGACGCGGGCGAGGTTCGGCAGGCCGAAGAAGCGTTGCTGACCTACTTCGACCGCGCTGAGCAGCACTTGATCACCGGCCTGCGCGCGGAGCGGTAG
- a CDS encoding ROK family protein, translating to MTDLVLALDVGGTKVAGALVGRDGAVRRAVRVGTPLGDAEETWGAVASVVEEVLRGEGVAGVGIASAGPVDAGEGTVSPINVPGWRGFPLRERVSELVPGVPVELAGDGPCMALGEHWLGAGRDSRFMLGLVVSTGVGGGLVLGGRAFGGRTGNAGHLGHVVVEPDGEPCACGGRGCAETVAGGPRLVAWARRQGWAAPEGADAAHLAAAAGAGEDIPKAAFERAGRAVGLAIAATAAVVDLDLAVVGGGVAQAGDLLFDPIRRTVADHCGLSYLDALRVEPARLGGRAGLVGAARLVLG from the coding sequence GTGACGGATCTGGTGCTGGCGCTGGACGTCGGCGGCACGAAGGTCGCCGGGGCGTTGGTGGGCCGGGATGGCGCGGTGCGGCGGGCGGTTCGGGTGGGCACGCCCCTCGGGGACGCGGAGGAGACCTGGGGCGCGGTGGCGTCCGTGGTCGAGGAGGTCTTGCGCGGCGAGGGCGTGGCGGGGGTCGGCATCGCGTCGGCCGGGCCCGTGGACGCCGGCGAGGGCACGGTCAGCCCCATCAACGTGCCCGGGTGGCGTGGTTTCCCGCTGCGGGAGCGGGTGTCGGAGCTGGTGCCCGGGGTGCCGGTGGAGCTGGCCGGCGACGGGCCGTGCATGGCGCTCGGCGAGCACTGGCTCGGCGCGGGCCGGGACAGCCGGTTCATGCTCGGGCTGGTGGTGAGCACGGGTGTCGGCGGCGGGCTGGTGCTCGGCGGGCGGGCGTTCGGCGGGCGCACCGGGAACGCCGGGCACCTCGGGCACGTGGTGGTCGAGCCGGACGGCGAGCCGTGCGCGTGCGGTGGGCGCGGGTGCGCGGAGACGGTGGCCGGTGGGCCGCGGCTGGTGGCCTGGGCGCGTCGGCAGGGCTGGGCGGCGCCGGAGGGGGCGGACGCGGCGCACCTGGCGGCGGCGGCCGGGGCGGGCGAGGACATCCCGAAGGCCGCGTTCGAGCGGGCCGGGCGGGCGGTCGGGTTGGCGATCGCGGCGACGGCCGCCGTGGTCGACCTGGACCTCGCCGTGGTCGGCGGCGGCGTGGCGCAGGCGGGCGACCTGCTGTTCGACCCGATCCGCCGGACGGTCGCCGACCACTGCGGACTGTCCTACCTGGACGCGCTGCGCGTCGAGCCCGCCCGGCTCGGTGGCCGGGCGGGACTCGTCGGCGCCGCTCGGTTGGTGCTCGGCTAG
- a CDS encoding transporter substrate-binding domain-containing protein → MARRTRHAALALFPVLALAATMTACATKVNTGSQDNGSGISLVQSGKLVTCTHLSYKPFQFSEGDKTVGFDVDLVDLVAKELGVTQEIFDTPFETITSGEVFNTGKCDLAAAGMTIKPARAEVIDFSEPYFDASQALLVKKESPVKSLDDLKGKKIGVQLETTGEIYANENAAKHGYTVVQFEDLPLMETAVRTGAVDAAINDNGVLLDYVKEFPDTAVVAEFDTQEKYGIGLKKGNTALKAKVDEVLKKAKDSGEYDKIYEKWFGKKPESK, encoded by the coding sequence GTGGCCCGTCGTACCAGGCACGCTGCGCTCGCCCTGTTCCCCGTGCTCGCCTTGGCGGCCACGATGACGGCGTGCGCGACCAAGGTCAACACCGGCTCGCAGGACAACGGGTCGGGCATCTCCCTGGTCCAGAGCGGCAAGCTGGTCACCTGCACCCACCTGTCCTACAAGCCCTTCCAGTTCTCCGAGGGCGACAAGACCGTCGGCTTCGACGTCGACCTGGTCGACCTGGTGGCCAAGGAACTGGGCGTCACGCAGGAAATCTTCGACACCCCGTTCGAGACCATCACCTCCGGCGAGGTCTTCAACACCGGCAAGTGCGACCTGGCCGCCGCCGGCATGACGATCAAGCCGGCCCGCGCCGAGGTCATCGACTTCTCCGAGCCGTACTTCGACGCCTCGCAGGCGCTGCTGGTCAAGAAGGAGTCGCCGGTCAAGTCCCTGGACGACCTCAAGGGCAAGAAGATCGGCGTCCAGCTGGAGACCACCGGCGAGATCTACGCCAACGAGAACGCCGCGAAGCACGGCTACACCGTCGTGCAGTTCGAGGACCTGCCGCTGATGGAGACCGCCGTGCGCACCGGCGCGGTGGACGCGGCCATCAACGACAACGGCGTGCTCCTGGACTACGTCAAGGAGTTCCCGGACACCGCCGTGGTCGCGGAGTTCGACACGCAGGAGAAGTACGGCATCGGCCTCAAGAAGGGCAACACCGCCCTCAAGGCCAAGGTCGACGAGGTCCTGAAGAAGGCCAAGGACAGCGGCGAGTACGACAAGATCTACGAGAAGTGGTTCGGCAAGAAGCCGGAGTCGAAGTAA
- a CDS encoding MGH1-like glycoside hydrolase domain-containing protein has protein sequence MNEHSRQAERTRLAESDSPTAPWRLWGPYLAGRQWGTVREDYSAGGDAWTSFPFDHARSRAYRWGEDGIAGICDVHGFLNFAVALWNGRDPILKERYFGLTNNEGNHGEDVKEHWWVTDGTPTHSWMQVVYRYPQAEFPYAELREMAWRAGRNEREPELSDTGALDENRFFDVRVSYAKAGPRDICVELTATNHGPDPAPLHLLPQLWFRNTWAWGRDDRKPSLRASTRDGWRRITAEHGALGRYTLHVEGTPTLLVTDNETNEVELFGTARNPTRHTKDGVDRYVVGQDAAACEVVGPDDTSGPGTKVAAWYSFDPVEPGESVTVRLRLVEGDGHLDAFGPSFQDTMDERRAEADEFHHTDLDLDPKRAAVVRRALAGLMWTKQHYRFRTAEWLDGDPAQPAAPTSRRNMHARNAHWRHFDVADVISMPDEWEYPWFAAWDLAFHTVPFAKVDPAFAKEQLLLLCREWLMHPNGQLPAYEWEFGDVNPPVHAWAALQVYRSEEVKDRKFLAKVFHKLLLNFSWWVNRKDADGSYLFEGGFLGMDNIGPVNRSEPMLGQWRLEQSDATSWMAAYSLHLMQIALELARHDESYEDVATKFVEHFLSIAEASTQFGSGGRGIWDETDGFCYDVVSRRLPDGHVESKPVRVRSMVGLIPLLACAVLEPWVFEELPDFARRLEHLLAKRPELQQFLSRSGGGALLSLLDERKLRRVLSRMLDEGEFLSPHGIRSLSAAHREGLEVQVADQEHRMGYEPGESRTPMFGGNSNWRGPVWFPTNALLVEALRTIEEFHGGRFHVELPTRSTRHVTAGQAADELVRRLVSLFLPDHDGRRPADGKRIESTDSPLWREHVTFSEYFDGDTGEGLGATHQTGWTALVASLLTDRRQTGALGESIV, from the coding sequence GTGAACGAGCACAGCCGGCAAGCCGAGCGGACGCGGTTGGCGGAGTCCGACTCCCCGACCGCACCCTGGCGCCTCTGGGGCCCCTACCTGGCCGGACGCCAGTGGGGCACGGTTCGGGAGGACTACTCGGCGGGCGGCGACGCGTGGACGTCCTTCCCGTTCGACCACGCCCGCTCACGCGCCTACCGCTGGGGCGAGGACGGCATCGCCGGCATCTGCGACGTGCACGGCTTCCTCAACTTCGCCGTCGCGCTCTGGAACGGCCGGGACCCGATCCTCAAGGAGCGCTACTTCGGGCTCACCAACAACGAGGGCAACCACGGCGAGGACGTCAAAGAGCACTGGTGGGTGACCGACGGCACGCCGACGCACTCGTGGATGCAGGTGGTCTACCGGTACCCGCAGGCCGAGTTCCCCTACGCCGAGCTGCGCGAGATGGCCTGGCGCGCGGGCCGCAACGAGCGCGAGCCTGAGCTGTCCGACACCGGCGCGCTGGACGAGAACCGGTTCTTCGACGTGCGGGTGAGCTACGCCAAGGCGGGCCCGCGGGACATCTGCGTCGAGCTGACCGCCACCAACCACGGCCCGGACCCGGCGCCGCTGCACCTGCTGCCCCAGCTCTGGTTCCGCAACACGTGGGCGTGGGGCCGCGACGACCGCAAGCCGAGCCTGCGCGCCAGCACGCGGGACGGCTGGCGGCGGATCACCGCCGAGCACGGCGCGCTGGGCCGCTACACGCTGCACGTCGAGGGCACGCCGACGCTGCTGGTCACCGACAACGAGACCAACGAGGTCGAGCTGTTCGGCACCGCGCGCAACCCGACCCGCCACACCAAGGACGGCGTCGACCGGTACGTCGTGGGCCAGGACGCCGCGGCGTGCGAGGTCGTCGGCCCGGACGACACCAGCGGCCCCGGCACGAAGGTCGCCGCCTGGTACTCGTTCGACCCGGTCGAGCCGGGCGAGTCGGTCACCGTGCGGCTGCGCCTGGTGGAGGGCGACGGGCACCTCGACGCGTTCGGGCCGAGCTTCCAGGACACGATGGATGAGCGCAGGGCCGAGGCCGACGAGTTCCACCACACCGACCTCGACCTCGACCCCAAGCGGGCCGCCGTGGTCCGGCGGGCGCTGGCGGGCCTGATGTGGACCAAGCAGCACTACCGCTTCCGCACCGCCGAGTGGCTGGACGGCGACCCCGCGCAGCCCGCCGCGCCCACGTCCCGCAGGAACATGCACGCCCGCAACGCGCACTGGCGGCACTTCGACGTGGCCGACGTGATCTCCATGCCGGACGAGTGGGAGTACCCCTGGTTCGCGGCGTGGGACCTCGCGTTCCACACCGTGCCGTTCGCGAAGGTCGACCCGGCGTTCGCCAAGGAGCAGCTGCTCCTGCTGTGCCGCGAGTGGCTGATGCACCCCAACGGCCAGCTGCCCGCCTACGAGTGGGAGTTCGGCGACGTCAACCCGCCCGTGCACGCGTGGGCGGCGTTGCAGGTCTACCGGTCCGAGGAGGTCAAGGACCGCAAGTTCCTGGCCAAGGTCTTCCACAAGCTGCTGCTGAACTTCTCCTGGTGGGTCAACCGCAAGGACGCCGACGGCAGCTACCTGTTCGAGGGCGGCTTCCTCGGCATGGACAACATCGGCCCGGTGAACCGGTCGGAGCCGATGCTGGGCCAGTGGCGGCTGGAGCAGTCCGACGCCACCTCGTGGATGGCGGCCTACAGCCTGCACCTGATGCAGATCGCGCTGGAGCTGGCGCGGCACGACGAGTCGTACGAGGACGTGGCCACGAAGTTCGTGGAGCACTTCCTGAGCATCGCCGAGGCGTCCACCCAGTTCGGTTCCGGCGGGCGCGGCATCTGGGACGAGACGGACGGCTTCTGCTACGACGTGGTGTCGCGGCGCCTGCCGGACGGGCACGTCGAGTCCAAGCCGGTGCGGGTGCGGTCGATGGTGGGCCTGATCCCGCTGCTGGCGTGCGCGGTGCTGGAGCCGTGGGTGTTCGAGGAGCTGCCCGACTTCGCGCGGCGGTTGGAGCACCTGCTGGCCAAGCGGCCGGAGCTGCAGCAGTTCCTCAGCCGCAGCGGCGGCGGCGCGCTGCTCAGCCTGCTGGACGAGCGCAAGCTGCGGCGCGTGCTGAGCCGGATGCTGGACGAGGGCGAGTTCCTCTCGCCGCACGGCATCCGCAGCCTGTCCGCGGCGCACCGCGAGGGCCTGGAGGTGCAGGTCGCGGACCAGGAGCACCGGATGGGCTACGAGCCGGGCGAGTCGCGCACGCCGATGTTCGGCGGCAACTCCAACTGGCGCGGCCCGGTGTGGTTCCCGACCAACGCGCTGCTGGTGGAGGCCCTGCGCACGATCGAGGAGTTCCACGGCGGAAGGTTCCACGTGGAACTTCCCACGCGCAGCACGCGGCACGTGACGGCCGGCCAGGCGGCGGACGAGCTGGTCAGACGCCTGGTGTCGCTGTTCCTGCCCGACCACGACGGCCGCAGGCCCGCGGACGGCAAGCGGATCGAGTCGACCGATTCACCCTTGTGGCGGGAGCACGTCACCTTCAGCGAGTACTTCGACGGCGACACGGGCGAGGGGCTGGGCGCGACCCACCAGACGGGGTGGACGGCGCTGGTCGCCAGCCTGTTGACGGATCGTCGTCAAACGGGCGCTCTGGGTGAATCTATTGTGTGA
- a CDS encoding DUF3311 domain-containing protein encodes MPTARKSSLRWSNWNLLLLIPLLMLITPWFNSDGPRVLGLPFFYWYQFAWVPVGVVCVGLVYLKTKDEPVVKGKPDLLGVDDLDEGAK; translated from the coding sequence ATGCCGACCGCTCGAAAATCCAGCCTCCGCTGGAGCAACTGGAACCTGTTGCTGCTGATCCCGTTGCTCATGCTCATCACGCCCTGGTTCAACTCCGACGGACCGAGGGTGCTGGGGCTGCCGTTCTTCTACTGGTACCAGTTCGCCTGGGTGCCGGTGGGCGTCGTCTGCGTGGGCCTCGTCTACCTGAAGACCAAGGACGAACCCGTCGTCAAGGGCAAGCCCGACCTGCTCGGCGTCGATGACCTGGACGAGGGGGCCAAGTAA
- the mctP gene encoding monocarboxylate uptake permease MctP, which translates to MKWTELAVFTALFLLVTVLGFLAAKWKAGDTLEHLDEWGLGGRKFGSWITWFLVGGDLYTAYTFVAVPALVFGAGALGFYALPYTIVLYPIVFLPLVRMWSVSRVHGYVTPADFVRGRYGSHWLALIIAVTGIVATMPYIALQLVGLEAVLRTMGLNGSGILGHLPLFIAFVILALYTYQSGLRAPALIAFVKDTLIYIVILVAVIYLPSKFGGWSAIFDTAQAKYAATENKADGILLTGNNQLQYATLALGSALALFLYPHSLTGILASRGRNVIKRNMVALPAYSLLLGLLAMLGFVAISAGAKPITNQATGRPDTNTIVPVLFGQEFPGWFAGVAFAAIAIGALVPAAIMSIAAANLWTRNIYKEYLKKDATPAQEAKQAKLASLVVKFGAVAFIVFIDPQFSIDLQLIGGVMILQTLPAVAIALYTRWFHLWGLIAGWVVGMGWGMWLLYNIGNPAVGKSHFAGSALPLGQLSLFGWHPFAGSAVQIYVGAVAVVANLLVAVIVTLVAKKARWFNGSDETQADDYHVDEDSDRVKPVAAH; encoded by the coding sequence ATGAAGTGGACCGAGTTGGCGGTCTTCACCGCCCTGTTCCTGCTGGTCACCGTCCTGGGCTTCCTCGCGGCGAAGTGGAAGGCGGGCGACACCCTCGAGCACCTGGACGAGTGGGGCCTCGGCGGCCGCAAGTTCGGCTCCTGGATCACCTGGTTCCTGGTCGGCGGCGACCTCTACACCGCGTACACGTTCGTCGCCGTGCCCGCCCTGGTCTTCGGCGCCGGCGCGCTGGGCTTCTACGCCCTGCCTTACACGATCGTGCTCTACCCGATCGTGTTCCTGCCGTTGGTCCGCATGTGGTCGGTGTCCCGCGTGCACGGCTACGTGACGCCGGCGGACTTCGTCCGCGGCCGGTACGGGTCGCACTGGCTCGCCCTGATCATCGCCGTCACCGGCATCGTCGCGACGATGCCGTACATCGCGTTGCAGCTCGTCGGCCTGGAGGCCGTGCTGCGCACGATGGGCCTCAACGGCTCGGGCATCCTCGGCCACCTGCCGCTGTTCATCGCGTTCGTGATCCTGGCGCTCTACACCTACCAGTCCGGCCTGCGCGCGCCCGCGCTGATCGCGTTCGTCAAGGACACGCTGATCTACATCGTGATCCTGGTGGCCGTGATCTACCTGCCGTCGAAGTTCGGCGGCTGGAGCGCGATCTTCGACACCGCGCAGGCGAAGTACGCCGCGACCGAGAACAAGGCCGACGGGATCCTCCTCACCGGCAACAACCAGCTCCAGTACGCCACGCTGGCGCTGGGGTCGGCGCTGGCGCTGTTCCTGTACCCGCACTCGCTGACCGGCATCCTCGCCTCGCGCGGCCGCAACGTGATCAAGCGCAACATGGTCGCGCTGCCCGCGTACTCGCTGCTGCTCGGCCTGCTGGCGATGCTCGGCTTCGTCGCCATCAGCGCGGGCGCCAAGCCGATCACCAACCAGGCCACCGGCCGCCCGGACACCAACACGATCGTCCCGGTGCTGTTCGGCCAGGAGTTCCCGGGCTGGTTCGCGGGCGTGGCCTTCGCGGCCATCGCGATCGGCGCCCTGGTGCCCGCGGCGATCATGTCGATCGCGGCGGCGAACCTGTGGACCCGCAACATCTACAAGGAGTACCTGAAGAAGGACGCCACGCCCGCCCAGGAGGCCAAGCAGGCCAAGCTGGCGTCGCTGGTGGTGAAGTTCGGCGCGGTCGCGTTCATCGTGTTCATCGACCCGCAGTTCTCCATCGACCTCCAGCTCATCGGCGGCGTGATGATCCTGCAGACGCTGCCGGCCGTGGCCATCGCGCTCTACACGCGGTGGTTCCACCTGTGGGGCCTCATCGCGGGCTGGGTCGTCGGCATGGGCTGGGGCATGTGGCTGCTGTACAACATCGGCAACCCGGCCGTCGGCAAGTCGCACTTCGCCGGCTCCGCGCTGCCGCTGGGCCAGCTGTCCCTGTTCGGCTGGCACCCGTTCGCCGGGTCGGCCGTGCAGATCTACGTCGGCGCGGTCGCCGTCGTGGCGAACCTGCTGGTCGCGGTCATCGTGACGCTGGTCGCGAAGAAGGCCCGGTGGTTCAACGGGAGCGACGAGACGCAGGCCGACGACTACCACGTGGACGAGGACAGCGACCGGGTCAAGCCCGTCGCTGCCCACTAG
- a CDS encoding amino acid ABC transporter permease, with amino-acid sequence MALSKRQRAKAFRVSQYALLVVVAAVLALVADWHEIQRSFFNFGVAAEMFPNVITVALKNTLVYTALGFAFGLALGLVLALMKLSPVAPYRWIATIYIEFFRGVPALLVFIALSFGVPLAFGLQFDIYSTVMLALGIVGAAYMAETIRAGIQAVPKGQIEAARSLGMSQGRTLLTVVIPQAFRIILPPLTNELILLTKDSSLIYIIGLARDQYELTKFGRETLSRSPSLTPILVVGLCYLIITLPLGHLSRYLERRTGGKKLSTPESTGLGVSA; translated from the coding sequence ATGGCACTCTCCAAGCGACAACGGGCCAAGGCGTTCCGCGTCAGCCAGTACGCGCTGCTCGTCGTGGTGGCCGCCGTCCTGGCGCTGGTCGCCGACTGGCACGAGATCCAGCGCAGCTTCTTCAACTTCGGCGTCGCCGCGGAGATGTTCCCCAACGTCATCACCGTGGCGTTGAAGAACACGCTCGTCTACACCGCCCTCGGCTTCGCGTTCGGCTTGGCGCTGGGCCTGGTGCTGGCGCTGATGAAGCTGTCGCCGGTCGCGCCCTACCGGTGGATCGCCACCATCTACATCGAGTTCTTCCGCGGTGTGCCCGCGCTGCTGGTGTTCATCGCGCTGAGCTTCGGCGTGCCGCTGGCGTTCGGGCTCCAGTTCGACATCTACTCGACCGTCATGCTGGCGCTGGGCATCGTCGGCGCCGCCTACATGGCCGAGACGATCCGCGCGGGCATCCAGGCGGTGCCGAAGGGCCAGATCGAGGCCGCGCGGTCGTTGGGCATGTCGCAGGGCCGCACGCTGCTGACCGTGGTGATCCCGCAGGCGTTCCGGATCATCCTGCCGCCGCTGACCAACGAGCTGATCCTGCTCACCAAGGACTCGTCGCTGATCTACATCATCGGCCTGGCCCGCGACCAGTACGAGCTGACCAAGTTCGGCCGCGAGACGCTGAGCCGGTCGCCGTCGCTGACCCCGATCCTGGTGGTCGGCCTGTGCTACCTGATCATCACGCTGCCGCTGGGCCACCTCTCGCGGTACCTGGAGCGGCGCACGGGCGGCAAGAAGCTCAGCACGCCGGAATCGACCGGGTTGGGGGTGTCCGCGTGA